ACTGTTTAAAGTTTTCTGTAACAGATGAAATAAGAAAGATGCTATATTATCGCAAATAAACATACGTATAAGATGTACGGCCAAATGTTTTTGGTACCTACAAAATAGTACTGTGCCAATGCCATCATTTGATTTCTCATAATGACGTTTCCATTAAAGGCCATGATCCCTGGCTGCTGATTCATGTTGTTTATGCTTTCACTGGTGACTTGCAACTATTGATGTAAGAAAAACagaattattttatatttcagttTCCCTAAGATATCTTGTAATATTTTTGGGGTTCTCACTGTCTCAAGCAAATCATTGATCTCGTGAATGATGAAATCAGTCTTTGTGATGTCATTGTGGGTACTGCAGCAGACCttcacaacaaaaacacaaaaagtatATATTAAACTACTATTATAAAGTTTCCATGATTTCAAAGTATGTAGTGAAGTTTAATGAAGGGCACCTTATAGAGCATCTGAAGGACCTGCACGCATTTCTGCAAGCGTGTCGGTATGTCACACGTCATGCTTTCAACAGCAATACTGCCAATCAACTTGGCAGATGCCTTACGAAATAACTTCACCATCCCTTGGAGACAATCATGAGGGAGTCTGGACCAGTACATATCTGAAATTATAACTTAACATGAAAATacataagacaaaacaaaaacaaaggttgAAAATGTATGACGGTTTTACCTAACACCCTCAGTGCAGCAGGATTCAGCCGAAGGATTTTGGAGGCCAGTGCTTCAGTGAGTTCAGTTCTTTGTGGTTTCTGGAGAACGCTGATGAGTTCAGGGAGGAGAAGGTAAAGCCTCAGATCTTCAACACCAGCTGGGGTTGTGTTCAGAGAAGGCAGCAGTGTATGCTGAACCACCTTCAATACCtgaaacacaacaatcactacctgcattttttttatttaaaatgtaataaaaataaaaaaaatgtggatTGGCTGTTACCTCTGATATCACTCTTTCCTTCTCTGACATCTCTGCAAAAGATTTTCTGACCAGGTTGAAATCCAAACCGCAGAACTCAACAGATGTCTGGTAATGTTTGTCACAACTACAAAGACAGAAAACTGCCATAAAATCTGTGAAGTGTTCAGAAATGTGCTAGACAAGTCTACCTAGTGTCGCATTACCTTGTTTTGAGAAAACTTCCATTCAGACAGGCAGCGGATGAGAACACTTTGTTAATTTCCctgtaaataacaaacaatcatacagTAGTAATTCACTTTTTATAGTCTATTGATTGTCAATACTGAACTGTCCATGGTTCACATTGAGTCAAACACTCACTTCTTGATTGTTCTCCATGACTTTGAATAACTTTCGGTCACCCATAGTTCAATCCTTCTTTCATTTAATGTCCAAACCCCTCTGTCCAGATTGGGTTTTGGCTTTGCTGATTCATTCCCAAGTttctaaaaattataatcattGCAACAATAAAGTAAACTATTTCCAAGTTTGTTCAACTAATTCCGAATAAACATTTGTGTTACCTTGAAGCACAATGCAAAAGAATGGTTCTCCCCAGCAATGAGTTTTTCAATTGCACATTTGTGATTAGATTCTGTGtacaacaaatatttaattaatagcagAGTTGACATAATACCAAcataattaataaacatattCATATCGAAACCTATAGTTATACTGATTTGTAATTACCAATAGGCAGCTCCACAGGTAATGGCACAGACTGATTACTCATTTGTCCATTTCCCAGCTGCCCTTGTGTCCCACATCCAAATGAATAGATCAGCTTTGACGATTCCACTAACACAAGTGTGTGATTTCTAGTATACAACAAAGAATGAAAACCCATTCACTAAGATTAATAAAATACTTATATTTGTTTAAGCCATGTTAAGAATATTCATGTTGTAATGTtggttatttttaattgtaatttttttttctcctcttttctccccaatttggaatgtccaattcccaatgcgctctaagtcctcgtggtggcatagttacTTTCCTCAATCtatgtggcggaggatgaatctcagttgcctccgcgtctgagaccatcaatccgtgcatcatatcacgtggcttgttgagcgcgttaatgcggagacctagcgtgtgtggaggcttcacactattcccacagcatccatgcacaactcaccacgcaccccaccgagagcaagaaccacataataatgaccacgaggaggttaatccaacgtgactctacccaccctagcaaatgGGCcgattggttgcttaggaagccacTCAGTAATATTGGTAATTTATATGTTCTGGTTTTCTGAAATATAGATTGCAATACAGCACGTAAACTGGCTAGTCTACCTTCCACATGTGATCCGAGACACTTTAGATCCGCACAGTTTATCGACCACCTGTGGATGATGTTCATCTGTAATTGAGTTGTGCCCAAGTTGGCCAAAACGTCCAGATCCAAATGTGAACACAGTGCCTCCCtgataatacaattatcattactTTATCATAAAATTTTAAGCCTTTAAAAGTGTAACATTTTACTACTTTTTCTGTCCAGCTTGTTATATCATTCTATGACAAATGTGCAATGTACTATAATATCAAATAACTGGTATGAAATATAATACCTTTGATAAAGTGGCAGTATGTTCCCCTCCACAAGAGATGAACACAGTTTTCTTCTGGTTCAGGCTGTTTACAACTGTTGGGACGTACCTGTCTGTGATGGCACCACAATAAATTCATCACTTCCAAATACAGAATATCACATTCATGCATTAATATGGGCTTCACACTGTATTGAACAAATCTCAGAAATATTACTGAGAAGAGACAGATTGGATAAAAATGGGAACCTGTGGTGTCTCCTAGGCCCAGCTGTCCAGCATTGTTCTTCCCCCAGCCAAACACAACTCCAGAGATAGACAAGGCGAAACTGTGGTCTCCTCCAGCGCTGATCTGGACCAGAGGAATCCCACTCAGACTCTGAACATGTTGAGCAGTCAAAGAGCCAGATCGTCCTTCCTTCAAACCCAGCTGACCGTGAGAGTTCTCACCCCATACAAACAACTGAGCATCTGAGAAGAGAAGAGGAACAACTCTGCATATCTACTCTGGCAAATGCACCATTTTTATCAATTCAAGTCAATCTAATGCTGCCAAAATAAAAATGGCAGCAATTTTCTATTCATCTGCTGCTGGTGAGTACCATCGGTTAGTGCCATTGAATGCTGGTCTCCACATGCGATCTGAATCACCTTCCTGTTTTCCAGGCCTTTGAGAGGACTGCAAGGACAAAACAATGTGTCAAGTCTCCACTCTTCAAACTGGGTAATTTAAATCAAACAGCACTTTAGTGaatcaatatatatatgtatgtaaaaaAGAATAAAGGCTAGATGATAATACTTCTGTTATTGGTGATATGCCTGCTGTCAGATAAACATACGTGCACATAGAAGAGTTGTCCATAATGAGAACTTTTCCTCCATAAGCAAGCAGGACCGCCCCAGCTCCCCCACAGACAATTGATCTGATTTTATCTTTCTTTATCTGTAGTTGTTCTAGGTcagagtaaataaaataatttgatcaGTTCAACTGTTCAAATATCAtaacaaatattaaaaacaacattGTAAAAACATTGGCTCACACAAACTTTGCCAGGTATATTATAACCAGCAGGAGACCACTGATGTGTGaactgaatttggtgacactacaatgtgtaacagtgaagttattgaatatttttgtagTATCGCTTTTCGGATTTGCACTTTGCAGATGTCCCTGTGGATTTGTATctcaagctgcgttcacactgccagcgacacgcagcgacaaaacaacctcatcaaattcattttcaatgagagctggcgacttccggcaacacgagcgacggtgacttttggcgaccggatgtgggcgtgtccagcgacgtgacaaagttgagaattgtttaactttatgcaaatgaagagggactttcgggagcgacagccaatattaGAGAAGATAGTAGAGCTctcgtgatcctaatattttaataataatattaattgtaaagaaacagtgctgtttagactctccatacacaccactagcgacctaaccgccagccactggtgacatgcagctacaaagtagctggcagtgtgaacgcagcttcagTCGGCTGCGTGTAGAGATCAATGTAATTTGTCCAGCTTGGAGGAATGATCGTTTTGATGAAAATGAGGTTGTAGCTCATTGTCTACATTACTACGGTTGGAAAGAGGTGTCGTTTGTATTTTAACAACGTTTCTGTAATTAGTTATTGATCCCGGAAGTTCGAATCTGTGAATATATTTCCAACTTGACCTGACTGTCGATGTGTGACACCAGCACtgatgcagtgcaacaaatggtCAAACAGAACACAGACGTATCgagatgcatttataaatattcaAGTCTAAACTTAACACAGTGTCTACAAAAATGCAATGGTCTTGCACGGTACGCTGATAAAGTGAGTTGTGGCACAACAATCAAAGATGTCCGtccagtgtgtgtttacatgcctCGACGCACGTGTGAACAGCTCTTAACTCGCCCTatagcctacttgaaaaactgacccaaacctggcccaaaacctgtaggtttgtcAGGTACTGCCAGACATAGATTGGGTTGAAGACCTGTAAACACGTGCGGAATATCCGAATAGTGATTTTGATATTTGAATTCCATGCACATCCCTGTTAATAACGCGTGATTTTGGATTGGTTCATAATTACAAAGTACATATAACTGGCAGTGTAAGACATTGCTCCAAACTTTCCTTCCatcaatttgaaaaatccaatCAAATCTGCCAAGCGTCCTGTAGTGCATAAAAGTGAATGCAGTCACCTCATGGGGGCCTCCATGGTGTACCGGCCCATGGGCATCAGTTCGTAATCCGTCATTGAAAATATGGCCTGTGGGCTAAACCCCGGATGACACTGAAGTCTAGTGATGCGGCGCCCGGATGTACACCGGATtcgaacccaggtctcccacatGAACAGAGAGCTAAAAGGAGATGTCTCTACCATGTCTAATTAGTTTAAGAAACATATTGATGtgcgccccctttttgagcacaaaccatgaaaattacataacttaaatggttttatttactGGACCATTTGGAGTATACCAtatatggacacagttgtagtatcttttgaaagaagacactttgggctttatttaccaagtttcagaattaatatatgttgttattatttaaagttagagaagctgaagtttatagtaatggaatattttgtgctgaacatgttttataatctacaaaaacaataataaaagtgccaagacaacccagaaacacaatgttctcaaagccacaagtctaaagaagttacgtttcaaatttgaagatgattgaacacaaaatggggttcctgcagcttttttctctgtaaaatcgctagtaaaattaaggctccgcctctcaaggaCAACACAaactctgactgcactgcttggctattatgaataaaactacaccgcatttttaaaaatagactggagaccggctcattttgtttatgagactctaatatataagatcatatacagttttacatcatgaatgcagctccgattgcagtttgttgaagaacgatgatgaagggtaattctttcaggcgagatctcatgtaaacaatggagaatatatcaatatttatcatatttatcacttttatggacaaaaagtgctattggatgattttcaatgaacgcttgtcatggacaattgatccaagtgtgttgaactggattcatctggcgatcgtgttttcataacaaaagtatgaagtcccatttttgatattgcatgtttcatttgtactcctggcacaaataattaaattgctgtcatgaaacagagatcggatatcaatgttgagacctttgaaaagatgtataatttgttttaagcattattaaattaaaaaacgagttatttaattattattatttaattgccaGTTATTTAAGATGTTACAATTTTGTTTATCATACTTAGTTTGCCATCATGACCATTGTCTTCAGTGCGCAGTTTCAGGATCGAGACCTTCCCATCCCGGATGAATCCAATAAAGCGCTTTCCCGCTGAGATGTCCCGAATTTCAGTTTTTGGACAAATGATGTGTATTCCACCACTATCCGCATGTTTGACATAGCCAGGCTGTAACAACCCGAGGCCCTCTCTGACCGGTGCCCCCCAATAACACAACATCACAACAGTTCACAGCAGTTTTTCAGCGCGTGAATGGACTGAAGCACATCATTATAAATACAGCCTGAATCGAAAACGAGAGTGAAGCAGCAACACCGGGTCACGAATTAGTATTGATTTCCCAAAAAACGAAAGTAATTCGGAAGTTGTGACACgcatttaaatgttgttatttttgatgaatgaatgaatgtggaTCGGAGTgatgatgtacagtatgtggaAAACGAAACCTAATTTGGCTATAAATTAAACTTCTCGACACGCGCATTAGtgttgtaaaaccaatatgactCTATAAGTTAAGTAGGTCACGtgcactaacaaaaaaaaaaaaaaaaactatagggaTCCTGCATAATTAATTTTGTCCTAAAAATGAGTCTAAGGCAGCTATAGTTTGATTGCTTTAAATACACGTTTTAAACTGACATCAGTGTTTCGTGCGTTTTGGAAATGATAAATAAAAGAATTTTTTAGAGATTCggtttatttacatttgtacatATTGCAGCAATGAACAAAGCAAGATGCAGTTCACAGACTTAACGTATACAGATGAGAATTCGTGCTAGTGTTTTATAACAGCTACAACagtaaataaacaattataattaataataataaaaataataacaaataaattggGAAGATATTCttacatttaatatttcatataaGACAATAAATATTTACAAGAGAATGAATTTCAAGCTCAGATCATCCCGGCGTCCATGATTTTGAATGGGAATACGGGTGACCTTTACCTCCTGGGTCACGCGGCAGTTTTGTGTGCCTCGTTAAGGCTATGTGTAAATGCTGATTTTAAGCACTGGTCGAGCTTTCATGAACCTCCTTTTGCATAATTTCCATGATGAGCAAGTCCCTCACTCTAAACTCCCTGAGcggggtaaagttagttttaggttCGATATTTTTGGATATTCGGATTCTCGTTCCCGCGCTCACTGCCGGCGGCAATTTGCAAAGATTTAGCACACTTGGCTTGATGTATTGGTATATAAATggtatataactataatatatagaCATATAACACTGCACTCAGAACTGTCAGTTGGTGTGGCTGCAGAATTATAACCGAAAATGCTCCGATGCGCTTTCATTGCTTAGCGTatttaagggaccgtctgaaactTCCACTCACTATTAAACACAGGCAGTGTCCAATCACTCATTCAGTTGACGTTTTAGCTGTGGGTagagttttcagatggtccctttcCGCACCATAGGCAAATATCCTTTATTCTGTCTGACAGCATTGAGGAAGACGACGGTGCAGGTTACCCAAAGGGGCGTTTCAGGTGCgaatcaaatattcaagccataTATTAGTGATGTAATAACTGTAATAACATATATTAACACTGCTGTTATGTGTAAAAGTACCCGACTGTCTtttcaaacacaaagaaaattatttatttaaaaataatagcctaataataataatttaagaagAGACACCATTTAaagtaaagaaatatatatatattactattttaaaacaaatatagaaaataaagtgtGCAGTATATGATGTAGTGTTTACccatataattcaaataattttattatatgagaaaatattttaataattttattaagcaTCAGACTACATATGTAACCCGTTTATCTATTTACGTTGGTACGTACTTGTTGACGTCTGTTACGTCAGTCAACGTAAGCATGTGCGTTCAACTGACAAGAAGTGTTTTGTGTCCGTTTATCGCCCTGCAGGTATGGCGATCATTTGTTTAATCTAGATGAAGTATACATTAGTGATGTGTGACTGTTTGTTAAATATGTGAAGTAAAATATGTGAATGTGTAGTTTTGTAGAGTTAAATCTCCGTTACAAAGTTAACAAAGACTGAAAACTTTACGTTTGaaatatcaaattttttttaagacataTATTTGAAAGAAGCCTTGTATATTGTTCAGAttgacaatttttattgattctcataaatgaacacaaaaaaacaaaacttatatAGAATCAATCATAACCCCCAATATTGCCCCTCCCcctcttatcgcagctgctaatggttccagggcaagacagaacaggAGGTTAAGAGGTTAAGGTTCTGTGTTCATTTAAAATCtttatatttttggaaaatattaGATCGGCCTGTACCTTTGATATTACCCTTTCATTCTTTGATAACGTTGCAAAACCCTGTTCAAAATCCAAACCACATCGCTCCACAGACGTTTGGTAATGTTCATcacaactgcaaaaaaaaaatcaaaaaagatCAGGgctggttacaatggtgccgtgacccggatgggagtgaggtttaggggggtgagtgtaacgggagctagctggtagatagctgtgcagtgtgtaaacctcattctcctgacctcaagaggtgcactagcgacttacgctagaggctgtagcctttagcctccttgttagtgcacccgcctctcacgccggagacgccagttcgagtcccgttcggagcggggcgatcaGGGCCGGTTAcactaacacattttgtgttcccggtcaaaaatgaccagcccactaagattgtttataaatctctcatattgcatatattatcgcAAGATATTATGTTAGATCTTTCTATCAACGTATTTTTTTGGTAATTATAACCAAacgtatttaaaaatatatatatatatatatttattgatagaaggattcattgaactgagctCATTCAACTGAGCCTTAGTGGGGGAGGCACTCCCtgtggaaaaaaaacaacaaaaataaatatataataattacataataattgtataacaataattcaattttgttcttcttttttttaaaagcttagaatctggactttaaaatgcatataactgatcc
This genomic window from Xyrauchen texanus isolate HMW12.3.18 chromosome 11, RBS_HiC_50CHRs, whole genome shotgun sequence contains:
- the LOC127652057 gene encoding E3 ISG15--protein ligase HERC5-like, which gives rise to MLCYWGAPVREGLGLLQPGYVKHADSGGIHIICPKTEIRDISAGKRFIGFIRDGKVSILKLRTEDNGHDGKLKQLQIKKDKIRSIVCGGAGAVLLAYGGKVLIMDNSSMCTPLKGLENRKVIQIACGDQHSMALTDDAQLFVWGENSHGQLGLKEGRSGSLTAQHVQSLSGIPLVQISAGGDHSFALSISGVVFGWGKNNAGQLGLGDTTDRYVPTVVNSLNQKKTVFISCGGEHTATLSKGGTVFTFGSGRFGQLGHNSITDEHHPQVVDKLCGSKVSRITCGRNHTLVLVESSKLIYSFGCGTQGQLGNGQMSNQSVPLPVELPIESNHKCAIEKLIAGENHSFALCFKKLGNESAKPKPNLDRGVWTLNERRIELWVTESYSKSWRTIKKEINKVFSSAACLNGSFLKTSCDKHYQTSVEFCGLDFNLVRKSFAEMSEKERVISEVLKVVQHTLLPSLNTTPAGVEDLRLYLLLPELISVLQKPQRTELTEALASKILRLNPAALRVLDMYWSRLPHDCLQGMVKLFRKASAKLIGSIAVESMTCDIPTRLQKCVQVLQMLYKVCCSTHNDITKTDFIIHEINDLLETVRTPKILQDILGKLKYKIILLLSLPCIFNLEAKCSFLKNKIWQGSYQLILRRTALVDDCFSLLRNSNEEYLKTRWLSVVFTDDMNHSDVNKRDFFKKVFEELCAPASQMFKGDCRTMIWFPTRPSIEKERYFLFGILCGLAFNNNCVVDLPFPLALFKKLLNVKPSLKDLSEFDPVISKSLQYILDYSDDVEEMDMNFRIEWDGTEVELDPAEPGKIVTNDNRKDFVDKYVDYALNKSVEEVFEEFRRGFFKGCESHIVEMFEPMELRGVMVGNKDYDWDTLKKETRYEGLFDDEHPTIISFWEVFDELTSREKKAFLLFLTGFERVPFLGMSQVNMRVRDLHNSTQDHLPKALTCHSLLELPVYQSKTTLKKKLIEALNHKRGFWED